AGTGAACGGCTAGCCTTGCTACCTCATCAGAAGAGAGACTTGTGTTAGAGTTTTAACGTTGGCGCGATCGGGCTTGGAGAGCAGGCGTCCACAGCAGTCAGCGGTTCTGGATGGGGTAAAAAAAATCTCCTGAAGTTCACTGCCCTCGTTGGCCCTGCGTCTTCACTTTCACCAGAGGACCAGCCTTGTTTTCgaaggtttttgtttgttttttctcttctttcttttttctgctaTTAATCCCGCCCACCTCTAGGTCATACCTTTTCTTCTCCTAATTGTATCTGACAGATTTTCTTTTGTCATTGGAGAGTTTCTCCCATTTTTCTTTGAGATTTTTGAGCTATTTTGAAAACTCAAAAATGGCTCGTATGAATAGACCTGCCCCAGTGGAGATCACTTACAAAAACATGAGATTcctcattacccacaatcccacTAATGCCACGCTTCACAAATTCATTGATGTGAGTGTTGGTTTAAATGGTCTGTACACACTAAAAGTGTTGTTTTGGATGATTACAGAAACCTCATAATTACAGTAACTGCATAACATTACTTACATGACATTCATCCATTAGGAACTGAAGAAATATGGGGTGACAACAGTCGTTCGAGTGTGTGAGGCCACGTATGATGCAAACCTGGTCGTTAAAGAGGGTATTCAAGTTCTGGTAAGCCCACTTTAACCACTTCACCTTTATGAAAATTTATAGAAATGTCAGTTTTTATCTCAGGTGATGTTTTTATGCTAATGTTTGCCATTGTGCAGGATTGGCCCTTTGACGATGGAGCTCCTCCTCCTAACCAGATCGTTGATGATTGGCTAAATCTTCTTCGGATTAAATTTAGGGAGGAGCCAGGCTGCTGTATTGCCGTACATTGTGTTGCAGGCCTTGGAAGGTCATTTTACAGGATTcaagatcattaataaaatatacttaaatgttTTGAGCTTTGCATAGAAATCTTACTTGTTTTCTTTCCAACAGAGCCCCAGTACTGGTCGCTCTGGCCCTGATTGAGTGCGGGATGAAATACGAGGATGCTGTTCAGTTCATTCGACAGTGAGATAACtttgtattaaatatgaaaataatataagaataataGTCAGCATGCGATCTCCATTCTTAAAGTgaaatgttaatttctttttatttatttttctagaaaGCGCAGAGGAGCATTTAACAGCAAGCAGCTCTTCTATCTGGAAAAATATCGTCCCAAAATGCGTCTTCGATTCAAGGATTCCAACGGCCACCGCAACAACTGCTGCATTCAGTAACAGCTTGCAAAACAGCCTTTCTCAAATGTGTAATGGGAGTTTGTATCTAGCATAAGTAGTTTGTTCTCTTAGTTGGTAACTGTGAAAATACCGTTGCAATAATGAAAtggatagtttgcccaaaaatgtaaatcattaAGTTGTTTCAACCCTGTATaggtttatttcttctgttgaacacaaatgaagagattttagagagagagagagagagagaatttgatggtccccattgacttccatagtgtttTTCCTCAATCTATGGAAATCAGTGGGGACCATGAACTGTTTGGTTGCctgtattcttcaaaatatcttcttttgtattcagtTGAAAAAAGAAACTCGTAAAGGTTTTGAAAAACTTAAGGGTGCGAAAATGACAGAATatccatttttggatgaactatccttttaagcttATTTGGTTACAAGTGTCCCTCTTCCTTctctttgttttatgtatttcctGTGGAGAATCAGCAAGGTAAAGTGTTTATGTTGGTTGGTGAAACATGGTCAAATCCCACCTCTGCCAAACACATAATATGCTTTATAGTCTAAAgggttcaattaaaaaaatagtttcatacattttctttttcatttttttattgatgATTTCAGCCTATCTGTATTTGATGCCTGCCTCCAAAAAAGATCTAAAATAAATGCCTTGTTACAGCAGAAAGACACCGTCTGGTGGAGGGAGTTCTCAGTGGCATTTTAAAGAGGTTTCTCGGTGTCTTTTGCAGAAAAAAATCAagaagagagggaaaaaaaaattgaggaaaataaaatcgctttacataaatatattgaaGGGTGGGGTTctagtttttgttgtttatccAAACTTTGTTTACCTATTACTGCCATGTCAATAGTGTGATGTTTGTGTATTGGCTTAAAACTGGACCTCAATGTCTACagtatttttatgcctttttatttgatataataacttaatatttcGATACTTGATTTATGTGTGGTATTTGATTATGTGTACTGTTAAAGCACCTATTTATATCAATGGATATGTGTTTTAGTATAGTGAAAGACAAGTTGCTACAAGTTTGCCAATTTAAGAGTACAATAAAGATAAGGAACATATTGCCTCATCCGAGCttgattttaacttttaaattaaaacatgcagcactttatcaaaattattttattttatttttctcccttttcacaaCTGTTAGTGTCACATCAATCCTTCCtacaataaataatttagaaaattcCTAAATAGATTAAACATCAAGACCTCTTCCTCACTGCAAAGAACCacatacattttcacaaaatCTGAGAATGTCTAAGGTTAAAAACAACctgaaaatgatttaataaaatgcttgcaaattatttttttaatcaatgcaatATTGACAAATGTACAAAGTTTAGGACCCCTTCtgatttaaactgatttaaagtCCTGTTAACGGCCTTTAATCTGTTAAGTGACCAGTTCATGACGGCATGAttttgcatactgtatgcatcCTGGACCTAAAGAATATAAAGTGTATTCAAATGAAATTGAATTGGAGAATGTTATTATTTGCAAGCTATAATTGCATTTTATCGGGCAATTTAGGTTTATTTTGATTCTTAAAAGAAATATTAGAACTATACAAAAGTATGTCCTAAAAATAATCTTTGTTAAAAGGGACTGAATGAAACTGGGAATCCCAACATGAATTGATCCAGCTTCACACTAGTATTTGAAAGTACAATCACACCTGATTATACCATCAACACGGATATCTCCTCGTAGAGGGAGTCACTCCATTAGTCTCTCAAGTTTCCCTGTCCAGAGATGCTGGGCTCTGAAGTGTGGCTCGCTGATGGTCGTCAGCTCATAGACCTTCTGGTCCCTTCATGTTGGACTCTTTGATGGACATCGGACCTGCAACTTCTTGAAGTATGCACTGAGATGACTCGCAGTATCCGTTAGGTCCAGTGGGACCAGGTGGCCCAGGCACACCTGGCATTCCAGGGACACCTGCTGGTCCTCTCAGACCATCACGCCCATTACTGCCATATGATGGTTTCCCAGGTTCACCTGAGAGCAGTTAGACGAACAGATGGAGAAACAGGCCAGCAGTCAGAGGCATGATATTCAGAGATTTAAAGACCATTTAACATTTAGTGCAGTTATGGATATTAGACGAGCCGTAGGCCTTGCTCTTACCTGGGAGCCCTGGTGGTCCCGGTATACCTTTAGATCCCACCACTGTGGGCCCTCTATCTCCCCTGTCACCTTGGTCACCTAAAATAAGAAGAATGCAAAGGTTTTGCAGTGTTATATAGGAGTTAGGGCTCTCAGCTGGTGCTTCATATCTCTAAAACTAATCCCAGATTTGTTCTAGGAATAGGAAATAGAACAAAGCTAAATGCCAATAATAAATTGCAGGTAACCATAAAATTAGTTatgatgcactgcaaaaaaaaaaaaaaagtttttcgtTGAGTACACGCATCTAAACATACTTGAAAAGCAGAATGATAAGAAATTACAACTTGATTGCTtttaatgtatcttgatttaagaatgcatatatatatatatatatatatatatttacttaaaaagacaaaaaaagtaaGAAGTAGGTGATTCTTTGCTATGTAGGAGTAAATAGACATGACACAGAGTTGACACATCAAATGACACATGGCCAATGCATGTTCCACAGTATTGTGGCACATTGGTGAATGATTTAATTTCTTACAATTGACTGCAAGCTCCCATTCAGATCTACtaccatccaatcaacaaccagtGGAGAGAAGTCCCCATCCTATATTTCACGATAATCAGTTGTAACACATGTAAGTgtcacaataaagaaaaaaatatttgtttggcACTTCGGATTCATTGTGACCAAGGATATTTTTGTTCAGCATTTTGGTACTGTTTTGTACaacaaattatgtaaaatatggtTCATGAAAGAAAACTTGGAATGCATTTGGAATGGACACCTCTGGAATCGGTTAACATATTAGCattgtaatgattttaaattatgtgttttaTAGGTAGGCTGTTCTGCTGTGGGAGCATTATATATGAGAGCTTtaacccaaaaaataaataaataaatatatatatatatttgtgtaatcCAAGTAGCCACAGATTGGCTGACATCAATGTCAAAACACTCATCTACACTAAAAGCATGGTATTTATGAAATCATTATTAAGCTTACAGTGGGATGACATTAAAGAAAATCAAAATTTTGGTCCACCTTCCATTTTCAAGTGTATTGTCAAGAAAAGCACGGCTCACattgaagtcactttcaaaccaaccACTTTTCTTTTGGTAAACATGGCAAATCTGTCTGACTAAATAAAACCTTTGCAAAATCTGTGCGGGGAAATCTCTCACCATCACGATGCAATGCAATGTCTCGAACATTATAATTTCGTACCTTTGGGCCCTTTCCTCCCCATGAGCCCTGGGGGCCCTTTGAGACCTGGCAGTCCTCTGCTTCCAGGATGCCCATTGAAGCC
The genomic region above belongs to Carassius gibelio isolate Cgi1373 ecotype wild population from Czech Republic chromosome A11, carGib1.2-hapl.c, whole genome shotgun sequence and contains:
- the LOC128022460 gene encoding protein tyrosine phosphatase type IVA 1, giving the protein MARMNRPAPVEITYKNMRFLITHNPTNATLHKFIDELKKYGVTTVVRVCEATYDANLVVKEGIQVLDWPFDDGAPPPNQIVDDWLNLLRIKFREEPGCCIAVHCVAGLGRAPVLVALALIECGMKYEDAVQFIRQKRRGAFNSKQLFYLEKYRPKMRLRFKDSNGHRNNCCIQ